One Jeotgalibaca porci genomic region harbors:
- the smc gene encoding chromosome segregation protein SMC, translating to MHLERIEMTGFKSFADKTVIEFDKGVTAIVGPNGSGKSNLSEAVRWVLGEQSAKNLRGKKMNDIVFAGSQSRKPINIAEVTLIFNNEDRTLPLDFSEVSLTRRINRNGDSDCFINRKPCRLKDITDLLMDSGVGKDSFSMISQGKVEQIFQNKPEERRAIFEDAAGVAKYKNRKTSAERKLSETMDHLDRVQDILHEIENQMAPLEKQRDTAVSYQEKKKQLSDIEIALLAVEITGLNEQWQTAKKDIEESEKEISAKEKRQISLKEDLSALKHNSSLFERELNLLQDEYVATVRKIEQLEGQKNILAQKADFSAKNKEEQGRVLDEKQRFIETEKKRVSELSELLKEKTTLRKALQKEVSSLQGKENHLSQDKNKWLQELRDTYIEKLQAQSTNRNIIVQNEREESHLAERSAVLLRRFREREEKIKLTQAAVEAYTHTVTEKTNEKILTGKSLSQLVQNLENSENTFLDYNRQLNELARGIQQAEARREGQQELEDSYASYFQGVKEILKRKDMLPGIHGPVGELFHVPEAYTLAVDTALGNAIQNIVVDNPQTASKAIQVLKANRLGRATFYPLTVIKGRQIPDYVQHDLKSESGFIGIASDLVGYDEVYKGIAQNLLGTTIISENLTAGLAIAKKLDNRYRIVSLEGDVIHAGGSMTGGASKRQQGSSVFSRKNNIEKLTAYIDEKTTVYKKLEQQHHALQADVSGFQKKKEQLQETARQSAFELEKAQESLTREQGVLALLKKEHTAEEFDLKEIKQQQEEVTKLLREARDTRDVLAEQVVRLKQDMSDSTLNEEERQKLLQGIQAELGLKQQELAVLKEQEKQLHREIETVQTSIEKEQNTIKAIEENIQLVSQQESSEFQTVEDVLHSLEEAQATKAKLDTITAEKRANKHDLDEHSEEKTEELNALSEMIQNALEKLAKLESNSGRLESSIDHHLNRLLEAYGMNYESAIANHSLSLPIAEAKQAVNMLKVEIEALGPINMAAIEEYERISERHGFLSEQQTDLLTARQSLLTTMEDMDEEVSQRFMTTFNAIKEQFEKTFPKLFGGGKATITMSDASNILETGIDIIAQPPGKKLQHLSLLSGGEKAFTAIALLFAIIEVSPVPFCILDEVEAALDEANVVRFGKYLASFENETQFIVITHRKGTMEEADVLYGVTMQDSGVSRLASVKFGEYEEE from the coding sequence TTGCATTTAGAGAGAATTGAAATGACGGGATTTAAGTCCTTTGCAGATAAAACCGTTATCGAATTTGATAAGGGCGTGACAGCTATTGTCGGCCCAAACGGTAGCGGGAAGAGTAATCTTTCTGAAGCAGTCCGTTGGGTATTGGGAGAACAGTCAGCAAAAAATCTACGTGGTAAAAAAATGAATGACATTGTTTTTGCGGGCTCCCAGTCACGTAAGCCAATTAATATCGCAGAAGTAACCCTCATTTTTAACAATGAAGATCGGACGTTACCGCTCGACTTTTCAGAAGTGAGTCTAACCAGACGGATTAATCGCAATGGTGATTCTGATTGCTTTATTAATCGGAAGCCGTGTCGTCTCAAAGACATCACGGACTTACTTATGGACTCTGGAGTAGGCAAGGACTCTTTCTCAATGATTTCACAAGGGAAAGTAGAGCAGATATTCCAAAATAAACCGGAAGAACGTCGCGCTATATTTGAGGATGCTGCTGGTGTTGCCAAGTATAAAAACCGTAAAACAAGTGCAGAAAGAAAATTATCCGAAACGATGGATCATTTGGACCGCGTTCAGGATATCTTACATGAAATCGAAAATCAAATGGCTCCGTTAGAGAAGCAACGAGATACAGCGGTTTCTTATCAAGAGAAGAAAAAACAATTGAGTGATATAGAAATTGCTTTATTGGCAGTGGAAATCACCGGTTTGAATGAACAGTGGCAAACAGCGAAAAAAGATATCGAAGAATCTGAGAAGGAAATCAGTGCAAAAGAGAAGCGTCAGATTAGCTTGAAGGAAGATTTGAGCGCTCTTAAGCATAATAGCTCCTTGTTTGAACGTGAGTTGAATCTTCTGCAAGACGAGTATGTTGCAACTGTTCGTAAAATTGAGCAGTTGGAGGGACAAAAAAACATACTCGCTCAAAAAGCGGATTTCTCTGCCAAGAATAAAGAAGAACAAGGCCGCGTTCTTGATGAGAAACAACGGTTTATTGAGACAGAAAAAAAACGTGTGAGCGAGCTGTCAGAGCTATTAAAAGAAAAAACGACGCTTCGTAAAGCATTGCAAAAAGAAGTAAGCAGTTTACAAGGGAAAGAAAACCATCTGTCTCAAGATAAAAATAAATGGTTGCAAGAATTACGAGATACGTATATCGAGAAACTACAAGCCCAATCAACGAACCGTAATATAATTGTTCAGAATGAACGTGAAGAGTCCCATTTGGCGGAGCGTTCCGCAGTCTTGTTAAGACGTTTTCGTGAGCGTGAAGAAAAAATCAAGCTCACTCAAGCAGCTGTTGAAGCTTATACGCATACTGTAACGGAAAAGACGAACGAGAAAATACTGACCGGAAAAAGCTTAAGTCAATTGGTTCAAAATTTGGAGAATTCAGAAAATACTTTTTTGGATTATAATCGCCAATTAAATGAGCTGGCGCGTGGGATTCAACAAGCAGAAGCAAGACGTGAGGGCCAACAAGAGTTGGAAGATTCATATGCAAGCTATTTCCAAGGCGTTAAAGAAATTCTAAAACGTAAAGACATGCTTCCCGGTATACATGGTCCGGTTGGTGAGTTGTTCCACGTTCCGGAAGCCTACACGTTAGCTGTGGACACGGCTTTAGGAAATGCCATTCAAAATATCGTTGTAGATAACCCTCAGACAGCCTCCAAAGCGATTCAAGTATTGAAGGCGAATCGTCTTGGACGTGCGACTTTTTATCCATTGACCGTTATTAAAGGCCGTCAAATTCCAGATTATGTCCAACATGATTTGAAAAGTGAGTCAGGTTTTATCGGGATTGCTTCGGATTTAGTTGGCTACGATGAAGTGTATAAGGGAATTGCACAAAACTTATTGGGTACAACCATTATCTCTGAAAACTTGACGGCAGGTTTGGCCATTGCCAAAAAACTCGATAACCGTTACCGGATTGTGTCTCTTGAAGGAGACGTTATCCATGCGGGAGGTTCGATGACTGGTGGAGCTTCCAAACGCCAACAAGGAAGTTCTGTTTTTAGCCGTAAAAACAACATTGAAAAACTGACTGCGTATATCGACGAAAAAACAACAGTCTATAAAAAATTGGAACAACAGCATCATGCGCTTCAAGCTGACGTGAGCGGCTTCCAAAAGAAAAAAGAGCAGCTTCAAGAAACAGCACGTCAAAGTGCTTTTGAACTTGAGAAAGCACAAGAAAGTTTAACGCGGGAACAAGGCGTTTTGGCTTTGCTTAAAAAAGAACATACAGCTGAAGAATTTGATTTAAAAGAAATTAAGCAACAACAAGAAGAAGTAACGAAACTCTTGCGTGAAGCCCGTGACACCAGGGACGTGTTGGCGGAGCAAGTAGTGCGCTTGAAACAGGATATGTCTGATTCGACCTTAAACGAAGAAGAACGTCAGAAATTGTTACAAGGCATTCAGGCCGAGCTCGGACTGAAACAGCAAGAACTTGCGGTCTTGAAAGAACAAGAGAAACAGTTGCATCGTGAAATTGAAACGGTACAAACCAGTATCGAAAAAGAGCAAAACACGATAAAAGCTATCGAAGAAAACATCCAACTCGTCTCGCAACAAGAATCCAGTGAGTTCCAAACGGTTGAAGATGTGCTACATAGTTTAGAAGAAGCACAAGCGACTAAAGCAAAACTTGACACAATCACGGCAGAAAAACGTGCGAATAAACACGATTTGGACGAGCACTCTGAAGAGAAAACAGAAGAGTTGAATGCTCTTTCTGAAATGATTCAAAATGCTCTGGAGAAATTAGCGAAGTTAGAAAGTAATTCCGGGCGACTAGAATCTTCTATCGATCACCATTTGAACCGCCTACTTGAAGCATACGGGATGAATTATGAGTCTGCTATTGCCAATCATTCGCTAAGTTTGCCGATTGCCGAAGCAAAACAAGCCGTCAATATGTTGAAAGTTGAGATTGAAGCACTCGGGCCGATTAATATGGCTGCGATTGAAGAGTATGAACGTATTTCTGAACGTCATGGCTTCCTGAGTGAGCAACAAACGGACTTATTGACTGCCAGACAGTCCTTGTTGACGACAATGGAAGATATGGATGAAGAAGTATCGCAACGCTTCATGACGACATTCAATGCGATTAAAGAACAGTTTGAAAAGACCTTTCCTAAATTATTTGGTGGAGGCAAGGCAACGATTACCATGTCGGATGCATCCAACATTCTTGAGACCGGGATCGATATCATTGCTCAGCCACCAGGCAAGAAGTTACAACATCTGAGTTTATTATCAGGTGGAGAAAAGGCCTTTACAGCCATTGCTTTATTATTTGCGATTATCGAAGTTTCACCGGTACCGTTTTGTATTTTGGATGAGGTTGAAGCTGCACTTGACGAAGCAAACGTGGTTCGTTTTGGGAAGTATTTAGCTTCATTTGAAAATGAGACCCAATTTATCGTCATTACCCATAGAAAAGGAACCATGGAAGAAGCGGACGTTTTATATGGTGTTACGATGCAAGATTCTGGCGTTTCGCGCTTGGCATCGGTTAAATTTGGAGAGTATGAAGAAGAATAG
- the rnc gene encoding ribonuclease III, translating to MKELIKMIEDEYGIQFKNEMLLVEAFTHSSYVNEHRHQRMKHNERLEFLGDAVLEIAVSEFLFHHYSNWPEGKLTRLRAQIVCEPSLAHFAHECRFDNYIRLGKGEENMNGRKRPALLCDLFEAFIGALFLDQGMNAAQKFIKQVVLDSIKEDAFSHAMDFKTLLQEELQKNGDISIKYVLLLEDGPSHAKRFEVAVEADGKELGKGAGTSKKAAEQAAARVAYQALTNKG from the coding sequence ATGAAAGAATTAATAAAAATGATTGAGGATGAGTATGGGATTCAGTTTAAGAATGAAATGTTGTTAGTAGAGGCATTTACCCATTCATCATATGTGAATGAGCATCGTCACCAGAGAATGAAACACAATGAGCGTTTGGAATTTTTAGGGGATGCTGTTTTGGAGATTGCGGTATCGGAATTTCTATTCCATCATTATTCGAATTGGCCAGAAGGAAAGCTGACACGTCTGCGTGCGCAAATTGTATGTGAGCCGAGTTTAGCTCATTTTGCACATGAATGCCGCTTCGATAATTATATTCGCCTTGGAAAAGGGGAAGAGAATATGAATGGTCGGAAGAGACCCGCACTTTTGTGTGATTTGTTTGAAGCCTTTATTGGTGCTTTATTCTTGGACCAAGGAATGAATGCCGCCCAAAAATTTATCAAACAAGTGGTTCTCGACTCCATAAAAGAGGATGCTTTTTCACATGCGATGGATTTCAAAACATTGTTGCAAGAAGAATTACAAAAAAATGGAGATATTTCAATCAAATATGTTCTATTACTAGAAGATGGCCCTTCGCATGCCAAGCGCTTTGAAGTGGCAGTAGAGGCCGACGGAAAAGAATTAGGAAAAGGTGCAGGTACGAGCAAAAAAGCTGCTGAGCAGGCTGCGGCACGGGTTGCTTACCAAGCATTGACGAATAAAGGATAA